aaccgGAAGGAGAAGCACACGTCCTCCCATTATATGTTtaatcccatttgaatccacttctgggtttTTTTGTACCAATTACAAGTGGTCACCCTGGAACTCCAAAAACTGccgtgtgtgattccagcctaaaaTGTGCCAGAGATCAGCCAACGAGTAGGAAAACGCCGGCTCTCCAGTTGAGTGGATCTACTGTGCAGTCGGTAAGATTTACCGTTATCGGTGTACACAGGAAATGTGCGGCTCATAACAATAAACGTTATTGGCCGCGATTGTCTGCGCGATGTCGCTGATCGGCGTGAGTTTGCATCCGGACGTATACCGAGGACCCCGACTACTTCCACCGGATACTGAATTGTATGAAAGGTGCGGGATTAGACCAGGATCACCAAGGAATTttaaagggggggaaaaaaaacaaaaagttttcAGGATTAAGATTTTATTAATTGTCTGGGCACACGCAGGGGGTTCGGCTTCACTTGGCTTCACCCTTTTCTGATGGATCCATCACTCCTATTACCTGAGCTCTACTGCCATCAATCCTCTCAGCTTGTGTAGTGCCGTCCTTGTCCAAAACCAGACTGATTATATTGATAACCTCCATGTTGAAAGTGCTGCTCAAATTGACCCCCTTGGTTATAGCTCTGTGCTCCACGACCcccccaaccaccaccaccaccaccatgtccTCCTCTTCCACCACGGCCACCCCgcccccctctgccacctccACGGCCACCCCCTCTGTCATTCTGATGGCCACCATCTTGATATCTGTTGTCTTGTTGATAGCCTCCACCCTGATATCCACCTCCAGAGTAGGATGAGCCTTGATAGCcaccatatcctcctcctccttggtaACCGCCTGAATTTTGGTAACCACCACCTTGGTAACCACCAGTTTGAAATCCAGAATCTCTATAGCCACTATCTTGATAGTGTCCACCAGTATTACTGCCACCACCATCTGTCCAGCCTCCTTGAACTTTGTTTCCTCTACCACCTCTGTTACCACCTTGATCATAGCCTCCACGTCCTCCACCCCGACCACTGCTTTGTTCATAGCCACCTCGACCACCACCATGTTCATAGCCTCCTCGGCCTCCACCATGTTCATAGCCGCCACGCCCTCCACTGTGTTCATAGCCTCCTCGGCCTCCGCCATGTTCATAACCACCACGTCCTCCACCATGTTCATAGCCTCCTCGGCCACCGTAAGACTGTTCATAACCCCCTCGTCCTCCACCTCTACCACCTTGTGGGGGTCCATCTTGCCTCTTCTGCCAAGGGGGCATTTCTGGGGGAGGAGGCTCTATTTCATTGGGTCTGCCACCTCTATCGGGAACTCTTCCCATTAATACCTGCAAAGAAGGACACACAGGTAACAGAGCTTTTACATCGTACATTAACACCTGCCGAACATGGCGGCTCCTTTCACTACATCCCGAACGCTcagtatttgaatactggtggctgaagaagttaggtgtagccctaaggctgcctggaaaacatggataccacgtatggtttccaggactcccttgggctgcatccaacttcttcagccagcggtAATCACTTGCTGAGCGTTCAAGAGTGCTCGATATTCGCTACAAATAAAGTACACAACACATTAACGATAATACTGAATGTagaccatgtatatacagaattATATATTCCTGACTGCAGATGCTGCCGGCAATGAGCGTACAGAACACAAATGATTCCAGGTCACATGGTGTTGTCCTGTGATTGGACGTGAGGCAGCAAAGCTAGCCTGGGAGCGCACCGGCAGGACGCTCCCTATTTAGGGGCCCATGAGGAAACAAGGTAGTGGCTACAAGAGCCGCCTGACGACCAGCGCTGCCCCACAGCGAAAATGGCAACCGTATATAGAAGGCTAAAGAGTGTTTATTAAATTATGCAGATAGAACGCGAGCAGTAGGGACATGTCAGCAGtagggacatgtcagcaggtcagatccctctaacctgctgatcgttccCCTTTAAGCCGTCTCCTTCCTCCTGCTTCTGGGGATGTCCCATTTGTGCAGGATTTGCTCACTCGCTGATCGGCTAAGCGAGCAATTTCCGTACAAATGAAACATTTATTATATGCAAAAATAGTGCACCATCAAGTGCAAACAACCAGGTCACCGTGCACAGGCCAGACAGTTACACCGCAGGTGCGTCCTATTAGGGCTACAGCTGTTTCGCCCATGCACGCTTCTTCTGGCCTTGTTATACGTGCTACAGGGTCGGAAGAAGCGCGCATGGGCCAAGTGACTGTATCCATCTTCATACTGACTAACAGCCGGTGGAGCTGTCCAGGTGGGatttggcatagcagagctgaacagCACAGCAGAGTGCACAGAACAGCCATACTGTGGAGGTGCCTGCTCTCCGCCCAAAGCAGGCCAGAAGCATGAAAAGGGCAGAGTCTGGGAGCTGAGATTATTCCTTTAAGAGAATTCTGGCAACCAAGTCATCAATAGTCAGTGACAGAGGGCAGAATTGATGGCCTTTTACATGATCGTCATTAGCAATCGTTCCCTGGAACGCTCATTTACCTGATAGCagacctgtgtaaaagggccggcGATCAGCCGACAGATGAGCAAGTGCCCGCTCGCCATCTGATTGCTGCATCTGTGGGGCCGGGAAAATTATTGCTACAGGCCGTACATCCTGTCACATGGGATATACAGCAGGGACTCTGACCTCCTACATGGGATATACAGCAGGGACTCCGACCACCCACACGGGATATACAGCAGGGACTCCGACCACCCACATGGGATATACAGCAGGGACTCCGACCACCCACACGGGATATACAGCAGGGACTCCGACCACCCACATGGGATATACAGCAGGGACTCCGACCACCCACATGGGATTTACAGCAGGGACTCCGACCTCCCACATGGGATATACAGCAGGGACTCTGACCTCTCACCTACCTTATTGATGGCACAGGCAGTTTTCTCCCGGATTGATCCGCTACTTGTCTTCAGGATTTTGGAGAGGTCGTGCCGGGCGGCCAGGAGGTGCGCCACAGAGACAGAGCTTTTCCCGGATAAGGCGGCGCGCTTCGGCTGGTAAACCTTGGCCAGTTCTTTAGTCTGACTCTGTAACCATAAAAGAAATAAATCATCTGATCACCGGTGGCTGCAGCTCCTGGGGGTCCTGGGGGGATACAGACTGTGGCCAGAGACTTTATGCAGGTTtcctagggctgcagccaacttccTCAGACGTCAGCACTTGACTCACACAGGCGTCAGCACTGCCAGACACCAGACACCCCCGTCCAGACACCAGAGACTCCCGGCCAGACACCAGAGACTCCCGGCCAGACACCAGACACCCCCGGCCAGACACCAGACACCCCCGGCCAGACACCAGACACCCCCCAGCCAGACACCAGTAAGAGGCTGAACCATCAGCCCCCTGTGATCAGACCTCTCCATGTATAACGGGATGACATGGGTGCTGGTACGTGTCGGggtccatacacacacacacacaccatacacacacccacaccatacacacacacacacacacacccaccatacacacacacacaccatacacacacacccacccaccatacacacacacccacaccacaatacacaccatacacacacccacaccacaatacacacacccacaccacaatacacacacacacacacacacacacagaggctacaTGTAAACATTTCCCAATACACTATGTGACCTTTCACCTTTGCCCTTTCTGACCAGCCAAAAGACTGCACGGTCACATCCAGACGCTTCAGTAACATCTTCCTCCGGACGTCATACTCGTTGGTTATGGCTTGATTAATGGCTTCTATTTTCTCCTGGAAAAGACACAAATAGGGGGGTCATCCtataaaagcttaaaggggaacttcagagaAAGGAaaatgttttaaccctttgaggacccggCCTAAAATCACCCAGTGGACGGCGCAAATTTTCATCTttgcgttttgttttttcctcctcccctctaagagctccagcactttgtTTTCTATCTACACGGCCGGGGGAGGGGCTGTTGTATTTATCAGGAGCAGGTGGACTGTGTAATGGCGGCTTTCATTCTACTgtgacatgtatgatggaacccccaaatattatgtatgatggaaccccccaaatatattatgtatgatggaaccccccaaatatattatgtatgatggaaccccccaaatatattatgtatgatggaaccccccccaaatagattatgtatgatggaaccccccccAATagattatgtatgatggaacccccccaaatagattatgtatgatggaaccccaactatTAAGTATGACGGAACCCCCCAAATATGTATGACGAAACCCCCCCAatattatgtatgacggaaccccaaatattacgtatgatggaaccccaaatattatgtatgatggaaccccaaatattatgTACGATGGAACCTCAATTATGTacaatggaaccccaaatattatatatgatggaaccccaaatagtatgtatgatggaaccccaaatagtatgtatgatggaacccccaaatatattatgtatgatggtaCCCCCAAATATTATGTCTAATCTCAACCATTGCGGACACACCGCAGAGATAGACACAACAACAATAGGACCAAACACACATGTGAGCACAGCAATGACTACTAGGTTACTAAGAACCCCTGATTGAGGTGTATACAAATAATTGGAAGGGTCACACACCCCGGGATTCAATAAGTGACCTTGCTGTGCAGTCCCCAAGTCCTAGCAGAGGGGTCCAATCACAGCATTCGGGACATAGTACAAATAGCCGGGAACAGCGCATATATTCGTAACTGGAGGTGAAGTAACCCCAGGATATACAGCAttgtatatccctttaagagcaaaatatgtccctttaagagcgccctgggtccctttaagagcgccctgggtccctttaagagcgacctgggtccctttaagagcgacctgggtccctttaagagcgacctgggtccctttaagagcgacctgggtccctttaagagcgccctgggtccctttaagagcaaaatatgtccctttaagagcgacctgggtccctttaagagcaaaatatgtccctttaagagcaaaatatgtccctttaagagcgacctgggtccctttaagagcgacctgggtccctttaagagcgacctgggtccctttaagagcgacctgggtccctttaagagcgacctgggtccctttaagagcgacctgggtccctttaagagcgacctgggtccctttaagagcgacctgggtccctttaagagcgacctgggtccctttaagagcgacctgggtccctttaagagcgacctgggtccctttaagagcgacctgggtccctttaagagcgacctgggtccctttaagagctcttaaagcgacccaggtcgctcctaaagggacccatgtcgcttttaaaagggacggcacccaggattaaagtttctcttaaaaggaagtcactcttaaaggggcgctcttttcaagcactatgtatttccctggaaatgcaaatctagttatttataccatatttgtgaagatcggacgttttgatgactttttattacacacatatatatagatataacaaCCAATCGGTTATCCTGGCGCTATTTTCGCTCTTTTCGTTTACGATCATTAGATTATACACACCGATCATTGCTCTGCCATAGGTATAGCCTTGGTCAGCtttataggcgttctgctcattcagcctgcctgtggccatacgGATAGCCTAGAtcggcccctgtcacttacacgctgcggtctgtcattaacggtgagggcctggctgctcacggtatgtcctgcagaaagtggtgtattctctccaatctttctgtacttatcagctgctgtatgtcctgcaggaagtgatgtattctcttcagtctgacacagtgctctctgctgccacctctgtccatgtcaggaactgtccagagcaggagaggttttctatggggatttgctgctgctctggtcagttcctgacatggacagaggtggcagcagagagcactgtgtcagacgggagagaatacaccacttcctgcaggacatacagcagccgataagtactagaaggcttgcagtttttaaatagaagtaatttacaaatctctataactttctgaaaccagctgatatgaaagaaagtaggagttcccctttaagttacaggAGTCTCCTATTCTACCTGCATTATTCGTTCATTCTGTCACTGGGAAATGGTGCAGCTGCTcaaagtgactgacaggaagccAGGAGAGGTGTGGGAGGAGCCAGAGGGGCCGCCTCCTGGACACTTCATGTGAATAAGGACTCTTACCCAGTGAGACGGCCCCAGGGTCTTGGTGAGGAGCGGCTTCCCTAGATGAGTCGGCGGCACCTTCGCTAAAGTTTCTTTTAACTATGAAAAAAAacgtaagggaaaaaaaaaaagattaaatataaaaaaataaatataaaatagtagaaaaagaaataaaacaagATAGAAACATTCCTCATATTATTACCGAATCAGCAGAACAAACTCCGGGGTTGGGATGGAACGAGCGCCGGCCGCGTCCTACAGGTGACGGTGAGAGAGCCAATATCTTAATACCGCGCCCGTCTCCTCCATGACATGGTCAGCACCGTCACGGAGCacggccaccccccccccccccttatatctcATAACCCCCCCTatattaagatctggggagttcccaggccatggacccaaaatctctctgttttgttccctgatcCATTTAGTTATcagctttgctttatggcaaggtgctccatcatgctggaaaaggcattgttggtggccaaactgctcctggacggttgggagaagttgctcttggagacATTCTGGTCCcgttctttattcatggccgtgtttttaggctgtgagactgtgagagagccgattcccttggctgagaagcacccccacacatgaatggtttcaggatgccggttacagttggcatgagacaagactggtggtagcgctcacctcgtcttctcccaataagctgttttccagatgtcccaaacaatcggaaaggggattcatcagagacaatgactttcccccagtcctcagcagtccactccctggacctttcccccagtcctcagcagtccgctccctggacctttcccccagtcctcagccgtccgctccctggacctttcccccagtcctcagcagtccactcccctggacctttcccccagtcctcagcagtccactccctgcacctttcccccagtcctcagcagtccgctccctgcacctttcccccagtcctcagcagtccactccctggacctttcccccagtcctcagcagtccactccctggacctttcccccagtcctcagcagtccactccctgcacctttcccccagtcctcagcagtccgctccctggacctttcccccagtcctcagcagtccgctccctggacctttcccccagtcctcagcagtccgctccctgcgcctttcccccagtcctcagcagtccactccctggacctttcccccagtcctcagcagtccatttcctggacctttcccccagtcctcagcagtccgctccctggacctttcccccagtcctcagcagtccactccttggacctttcccccagtcctcagcagtccgctccctggacctttcccccagtcctcagcagtccactctctggacctttcccccagtcctcagcagtccgctccctggacctttcccccagtcctcagcagtccgctccctggacctttcccccagtcctcagccgtccgctccctgcacctttcccccagtcctcagcagtccactccctggaccttttgcagaatatccatctgtccctgatgtttttctggagagaagtggcttctttgctgccctccatgagaccaggccttgctccaagagtctccgcagtctcacagtgcacagtgcagatgccctcacacctgcctgctgccattcctgaccaagctctgcactgctggtagccccatcccgcagctgaccacacttctaagagacggtcctggagcttgctggtctttcttgggcgccctgcagcctttttggcaacaatggaacctctctccttgaagttcttgatgatgcgatagattgttgactgaggtgcaatctttctagctgcgatactcttccctgttcggccatttttgtgcagtgcaatgatgacggcacgtgtttctttagagataaccatggtaacagaagagaaacaatgatgccaagcaccagcctccttttaaggtgtccagtggtgtcattcttacttaatcatgacagattgatctccagccctgtcctcaccaacacccacacctgttactggagcgatcactgaaacaatgttagctggtccttgtaaggccgggctgcaatgatggtgaaatgtgttttgggcgATAAAGTTCAGATAAAGGCAAATATTTACTGTACAAGTAATTGCTgataagctgatccctctgtataacattctggagtgtaTACAAATTGCTATTTTacaaactgaagcagtagactttgtaaaaactaatgtttgtatcattctcaaaacttgcCCATGACTGTACTCTATGTCCTGCACTGACTGACTCCACCTGAAGGCCGCCTGTAGCAATGGCTGAGTAGCGGTAGTATCCCAGGGGCTGTCTGTGTAACACAAATCCCATCGGGGGGAGACGATCCCCCACCCGGCCACCAAGGAAGCCATTttaaaccatttaaatgctgctgtcagttttggcCTCTTAACTGGATAAATAACCAGCATGGACGGTCAGTAGGCAGGCGGGAGCGGCACGGTACAGAGGGGGGTCATATGGTCAGCTCTCTCTGCACCCCCTTAGTGACGCCATGACAGTATACCCATCATGCATGATTAAGAGATGACAATCACTGCTGGACtcagcacacacaggagagtgACAACCGGCCGTCGCTGGCACAACCTGCATCTCTCACAGGAACAGTCACCGACTTGACGGCCACCGCAGCGTCACCGTTCACGGTGAAGCAGAACTTACTTTTTTCTCGATTCCACTGAAGAACTGGAACATGGTTATACTGGCGGGAGGCTTGGACATCCCCAGAGTCATGCAGATGACCTTCAGCTCATTGAAGACCTCGCTGCCGCCATCTTGCTCTTTCTTTGCAGGAACATTTATACACAGCATCCTGGCAGCTTCCAGCTCCGATATCAGATACGCTGCGGAGAGGAGACACAATATACTTCACACAAAGAGTCTCCAACCTCATacaactacaagtaccagcaaaTACTAGAGAGGAGGTTACCGGGAGGGGCCACATGTTCTATCTACATCAATAGGCCATGGGGTAAAGTGTTTACTTATAATACAGCCTATAATGGGTGGGCACCACGATAACAAACGGGGGCAGCACAACGCATCACAAACACAACATAGAAGGAAACTATAGGTCATAAAGGCGGCACCCCGCAACGAAGATCCTAAAACGCAGAGTAATCAGACGATACAAAGCATAGAAGCAAAGGGCAGAACCTGGGGGAGGACGTGTGGCCGTCGTATCCCTGGAGAGGAAAGAACGCCCACGTGTATCAATCCCCACCTGAAGCTTCATCAGGGGAGTCGGAGCCTGACGAGATTTTTCTGCTTTTTCCCGTTTTTGTTATTGTTTGCATCGGGCTCTTTGCTTCTATATTCTGCATTTTCTGATGCAATAAAAATGGTTAAAAAGTGTTTGTGTCCAGGATGAAAAGCTgcaggtggggaggggggggggggggtccggggcAGGGGATGGGTTCTTACATTGGAGAGGGGTGTTCTCTTTAGAGAGGACCATCCAGGACGCCAGCATGAAACAATGGAAGCAGCCGGCTCtgtcactgtgtagtggctggaAGTGGATACCGCAGCTCAGCTGctgttcacttaaaggggtactgcaccTAGGAAATTATTAACTCAAATGCACACTCCTTAACCCCCTCCCCCTATTTGCATTACACATTGCTTTCCTGTATTGCgctattttgtatatttttgcaCCAACTCACCCCCTCTAGGTGTGCAAAACTCTCAAAGTAGAGTCCTCTCCGTCTCAGCTGTGATCTCCCCCCCCCAAGAGCAGAGTCCTCTCCGTCTCAGCTGTGATCGCTCCCCCCCAAGAGCAGAGTCCTCTCCATCTCAGctgtgatctccccccccccaagagcaGAGTCCTCTCCGTCTCAGCTGTGATCGCTCCCCCCCAAGAGCAGAGTCCTCTCCATCTCTGCTGTcatcatcccccacacacacacccgttGTCACCCGTTCCCTGGGGTAGTTTTATCCTCTTTGGGGATATTAAATGTATGTGATTTTGGCGATTTGTGGCTCTCTTATTGGCGGGTGCGGCGTTGCAGCTTTCTTATTGGTAGATACAGTGCgctgtggataaatgtaaagttataaatgtaaagttatgcacctgactactaataacccacatgcatcctatgtcctgaggggagtaataacctgcagcatcctatgtcctggggggagtaataacctgcagcatcctatgtcctggggggagtaataacctgcagcatcctatgtcctggggggagtaataacctgcagcatcctatgtcctggggggagtaataacctgcagcatcctatgtcctggggggagtaataacctgcagcatcctatgtcctggggggagtaataacctgcagcatcctatgtcctggggggagtaataacctgcagcatcctatgtcctggggggagtaataacctgcagcatcctatgtcctggggggagtaataacctgcagcatcctatgtcctggggggagtaataacctgcagcatcctatgtcctggggggagtaataacctgcagcatcctatgtcctggggggagtaataacctgcagcatcctatgtcctggggggagtaataacctgcagcatcctatgtcctggggggagtaataacctgcagcatcctatgtcctggggggagtaataacctgcagcatcctatgtcctggggggagtaataacctgcagcatcctatgtcctggggggagtaataacctgcagcatcctatgtcgtgggggagtaataacctgcagcatcctatgtccttccctatatgtatagagcctatcacccctcccccttccctgtatgtatagagcctatcacccctcccccttccctgtatgtataaaacctatcacccctcccccttccctgtatgtatagtacctatcacccctcccccttccctgtatgtatagtactatcacccctcccccttccctgtatatgtatagagcctatcacccctcccccttccctgtatgtatagtactatcacccctcccccttccctatatgtatagtactatcacccctcccccttccctgtatgtatagagcctaacacccctcccccttccctgtatgtatagaacctatcacccctcccccttccctgtatgtatagtactatcacccctcccccttccctgtatgtatagtactatcacccctccccttccctgtatgtatagagcctatcacccctcccccttccctgtatgtatagtactatcacccctcccccttccctgtatgtatagagcctatcacccctcccccttccctgtatgtatagtactatcacccctccccctcccctgtatgtatagtactatcacc
This sequence is a window from Dendropsophus ebraccatus isolate aDenEbr1 chromosome 15, aDenEbr1.pat, whole genome shotgun sequence. Protein-coding genes within it:
- the FAM98A gene encoding protein FAM98A; amino-acid sequence: MDCDSMENDILEALEDLGYKGSLMDEGALIQAAAEGALSPEYTKLCAWLVAELRMFCKLEENVEAISSPDEADGFQLEVSGLLAEMSCPYASLTSGDVTKRLVDKKNCLLLLTYLISELEAARMLCINVPAKKEQDGGSEVFNELKVICMTLGMSKPPASITMFQFFSGIEKKLKETLAKVPPTHLGKPLLTKTLGPSHWEKIEAINQAITNEYDVRRKMLLKRLDVTVQSFGWSERAKSQTKELAKVYQPKRAALSGKSSVSVAHLLAARHDLSKILKTSSGSIREKTACAINKVLMGRVPDRGGRPNEIEPPPPEMPPWQKRQDGPPQGGRGGGRGGYEQSYGGRGGYEHGGGRGGYEHGGGRGGYEHSGGRGGYEHGGGRGGYEHGGGRGGYEQSSGRGGGRGGYDQGGNRGGRGNKVQGGWTDGGGSNTGGHYQDSGYRDSGFQTGGYQGGGYQNSGGYQGGGGYGGYQGSSYSGGGYQGGGYQQDNRYQDGGHQNDRGGGRGGGRGGRGGRGGRGGHGGGGGGWGGRGAQSYNQGGQFEQHFQHGGYQYNQSGFGQGRHYTS